In a single window of the Bradyrhizobium erythrophlei genome:
- a CDS encoding DUF2189 domain-containing protein translates to MATPYPGNVTPLAQPAPDTAAGPIIRTIGLSDLREALRLGWEDFKAVPSHAVILCVIYPVLGLVLARTVLGYSVLPLLFPLAAGFALLGPFAAIGLYELSRRRESGEQASAWDAVEVLRSPSFGAMLGLGTLLFALFVTWVATAQAIYVAAFGYEAAAGIPDFVSRVLTTPQGWWLIVVGCGVGFLFAVVALCLSVVSFPLMLDRHAGAGDAMVTSLRAVARNPVPMAAWGLIVAVLLVLGSLPFFLGLAIVIPLLGHATWHLYRKMIAPDPNPRPIPPRPHRERRSAADFPAALFPWRRKDSA, encoded by the coding sequence ATGGCCACTCCATACCCCGGCAATGTCACCCCACTGGCTCAGCCCGCGCCAGACACCGCGGCTGGACCCATCATCAGAACCATCGGCCTGTCCGACCTGCGTGAGGCGCTGCGGCTCGGCTGGGAAGATTTCAAGGCGGTGCCGAGCCACGCCGTCATCCTATGCGTGATCTATCCGGTGCTTGGGCTCGTGCTGGCGCGCACGGTGCTGGGCTATTCGGTGCTGCCGCTGCTGTTTCCGCTGGCCGCCGGCTTTGCGCTGCTCGGCCCTTTCGCCGCGATCGGTCTCTATGAACTCAGCCGTCGCCGCGAGAGCGGCGAACAGGCCTCCGCTTGGGACGCGGTCGAGGTGCTTCGCTCGCCGTCGTTCGGCGCCATGCTTGGGCTCGGAACACTGCTGTTCGCGCTGTTCGTGACCTGGGTGGCCACCGCGCAGGCGATCTACGTGGCGGCCTTCGGGTACGAAGCGGCGGCCGGCATTCCCGATTTCGTCAGCCGCGTGCTGACAACCCCACAGGGATGGTGGCTGATCGTGGTCGGTTGCGGCGTCGGTTTCTTGTTCGCCGTGGTGGCGCTGTGCCTCAGCGTGGTTTCGTTCCCGCTGATGCTCGACCGTCACGCCGGCGCCGGCGATGCCATGGTGACCTCGCTGCGGGCTGTGGCGCGCAATCCGGTACCGATGGCGGCGTGGGGATTGATCGTTGCGGTGCTGCTGGTGTTGGGATCGCTGCCGTTCTTCCTGGGCCTTGCCATCGTCATTCCGCTGCTCGGCCACGCCACCTGGCATCTCTATCGCAAGATGATCGCGCCGGATCCCAATCCGCGGCCGATCCCTCCCCGCCCGCATCGCGAGCGCCGTTCCGCGGCGGATTTCCCGGCCGCCTTGTTTCCGTGGCGGCGCAAGGACAGCGCATAA
- a CDS encoding acyl-CoA synthetase: MRGKTTTTPAAPPGGVTPISRRVMNLAHLVTQNGRRHGDRIGFIWGERSWTWREIDRLVSALAAALAARGIVKGDRILVHSKNCDEMFWSMFAAFRLGAVWVPTNFRLMPDEVAYLGTASGAKAFLCHGDFPDHAAAVQASSPALAFTWRIGEGAFGETSVSDAIAAHAGAAIGEAGVDYDDPCWFFFTSGTTGRSKAAVLTHGQMAFVITNHLADLMPGTTENDASLVVAPLSHGAGVHQLVQTARGVPTILLSTERFDIDEAFRLIERHRVSNIFTVPTILKMMVEHPAVDRYDHSSLRYIIYAGAPMYREDQMAALNKLGKVLVQYFGLGEVTGNITVLPPDLHDPEDGPHARIGTCGFARTGMQVAIQDDDGSELKPFETGEICVIGPAVFAGYYDNPEANAKAFRNGWFRTGDLGHMDEEDFVYITGRASDMYISGGSNIYPREVEEKILTHPAIGEVAVLGVPDPFWGEVGIAVCVAREGASAVTEADMAAFLAPKVPRYKMPKRFFFWEALPKSGYGKIPKRLVRDELEARGLLDVVAKEKS, translated from the coding sequence GTGAGGGGCAAGACGACCACCACCCCGGCTGCGCCACCGGGCGGCGTGACGCCGATCTCGCGCCGGGTGATGAACCTTGCTCATCTCGTTACCCAGAATGGGCGCCGGCACGGCGACCGCATCGGTTTCATCTGGGGCGAGAGGTCCTGGACCTGGCGCGAGATCGACCGCCTTGTCTCGGCACTGGCGGCGGCGCTGGCGGCGCGCGGCATCGTCAAGGGCGACCGCATCCTGGTTCATTCCAAGAATTGCGACGAGATGTTCTGGTCGATGTTCGCAGCCTTCCGGCTCGGCGCGGTCTGGGTGCCGACCAATTTCAGGCTGATGCCGGATGAGGTCGCGTATCTCGGCACAGCCTCCGGCGCCAAGGCCTTTCTGTGCCATGGCGATTTTCCCGACCATGCGGCTGCCGTGCAGGCTTCGAGCCCGGCGCTCGCCTTCACATGGCGGATCGGCGAGGGCGCGTTCGGCGAAACATCCGTCAGCGACGCGATCGCCGCGCACGCCGGCGCCGCAATCGGGGAGGCCGGTGTCGACTACGACGACCCCTGTTGGTTCTTCTTTACGTCGGGCACGACAGGCCGTTCCAAGGCGGCGGTGCTGACCCACGGCCAGATGGCGTTTGTCATCACCAACCATCTCGCCGACCTCATGCCGGGCACCACCGAGAATGACGCTTCCCTGGTGGTCGCGCCGTTGTCGCACGGCGCCGGCGTGCATCAGCTCGTGCAAACCGCGCGCGGCGTGCCGACCATCCTGCTTTCCACGGAGCGGTTCGATATCGACGAGGCGTTCCGGCTGATCGAGCGGCATCGCGTCAGCAACATCTTCACGGTGCCGACCATTCTGAAGATGATGGTCGAACACCCCGCGGTCGACCGCTACGATCATTCCTCGCTGCGCTACATCATCTATGCGGGCGCCCCGATGTACCGCGAGGACCAGATGGCCGCGCTGAACAAGCTCGGCAAGGTGCTGGTGCAGTATTTCGGCCTCGGCGAGGTGACCGGCAACATCACGGTGCTGCCGCCTGATCTGCACGACCCCGAGGACGGCCCGCATGCGCGGATCGGCACCTGCGGTTTCGCGCGCACGGGCATGCAGGTCGCGATCCAGGACGACGACGGAAGCGAGTTGAAACCGTTCGAGACCGGCGAGATCTGCGTGATCGGCCCCGCCGTGTTCGCCGGCTATTACGACAACCCCGAGGCCAACGCCAAGGCGTTCCGCAACGGCTGGTTCCGCACCGGCGATCTCGGCCATATGGATGAAGAAGATTTTGTCTATATCACCGGCCGCGCCTCGGACATGTACATTTCAGGCGGATCCAACATCTACCCGCGCGAGGTCGAGGAGAAGATTCTCACCCATCCCGCGATCGGCGAGGTGGCGGTGCTCGGCGTGCCCGATCCGTTCTGGGGCGAGGTGGGCATCGCCGTCTGCGTCGCGCGCGAGGGCGCAAGCGCGGTGACCGAAGCTGACATGGCCGCTTTCCTTGCTCCGAAAGTGCCGCGCTACAAGATGCCAAAACGGTTCTTCTTCTGGGAGGCGCTGCCGAAGTCGGGCTATGGCAAGATACCGAAGCGGCTGGTGCGCGACGAACTGGAAGCGCGCGGTCTGCTCGACGTCGTCGCGAAAGAGAAAAGCTGA
- a CDS encoding DUF1127 domain-containing protein, which yields MLLSLIRMIQAFRDYQRNVSELSQLSDRELADIGLDRSDIPRVAAGTYNG from the coding sequence ATGTTGCTCTCGCTCATCCGCATGATCCAGGCGTTCCGGGACTATCAGCGCAATGTCAGCGAACTGTCCCAGCTCAGCGATCGCGAACTGGCCGATATCGGTCTTGATCGCTCGGACATTCCGCGCGTTGCAGCCGGTACCTATAACGGCTGA
- a CDS encoding DUF3597 domain-containing protein, producing MSIFGKIMSAILGTKADAAPAGSATPASGGAATSTGSAAAPSSAPAAPAQSVDVAAILDKAVAAQKEKLAWRTSIVDLMKALDIDSSLGARKELAKELGYTGDSNDSATMNVWLHKQVMAKLAANGGKLPPDIKW from the coding sequence ATGAGTATTTTCGGCAAAATCATGAGCGCGATCCTTGGCACCAAGGCCGACGCCGCACCTGCCGGCAGCGCCACACCCGCAAGCGGCGGCGCGGCAACGAGTACCGGTTCGGCAGCCGCACCGTCGTCTGCCCCGGCTGCGCCGGCGCAGAGCGTCGATGTCGCGGCGATCCTGGACAAGGCGGTCGCCGCCCAGAAGGAAAAGCTGGCATGGCGCACCTCGATCGTCGATCTGATGAAGGCGCTCGATATCGATTCGAGCCTCGGTGCGCGCAAGGAACTCGCCAAGGAACTCGGTTACACCGGCGACAGCAATGATTCCGCCACCATGAACGTCTGGCTGCACAAGCAGGTGATGGCCAAGCTCGCCGCCAACGGCGGCAAGCTGCCGCCCGATATCAAGTGGTAG
- a CDS encoding lytic murein transglycosylase, with amino-acid sequence MAATCGSGNFQAWLDDFKNDAAAKGISQAAISAGLAGVTLDQGVLSRDRSQRVFNQSFEEFSGRMVPPRLTRGANMMKQYGSVLGRIEESYGVPGEVLVAIWGLETDYGVNVGKFPTIRSLATLAYDCRRSEEFRAQLMDALRIVERGDLAPSEMRGAWAGELGQTQFMPSSYIKYAVDFDGNGRRDLLRSAPDVLASTANYLASYGWQRGKDWEPGSANFAVIQQWNKSEVYAKTIGYFASQLAHAP; translated from the coding sequence ATGGCCGCCACCTGCGGCAGCGGCAATTTTCAGGCTTGGCTCGACGATTTCAAGAATGACGCCGCCGCCAAGGGAATTTCACAAGCTGCGATCTCAGCCGGCCTGGCCGGCGTGACGCTCGATCAAGGGGTGCTTTCCCGGGATCGCTCGCAGCGGGTGTTCAATCAAAGTTTCGAGGAGTTTTCCGGCCGCATGGTGCCTCCCCGGCTCACCCGCGGCGCCAACATGATGAAGCAATATGGATCGGTGCTCGGGCGCATCGAAGAAAGCTATGGCGTGCCGGGCGAGGTCCTGGTGGCGATCTGGGGCCTGGAGACAGATTACGGCGTAAACGTCGGCAAGTTTCCGACCATTCGGTCGCTGGCGACGCTGGCCTATGATTGCCGGCGTTCGGAGGAATTCCGTGCGCAATTGATGGATGCGCTGCGCATCGTCGAGCGAGGCGATCTCGCGCCGTCGGAGATGCGCGGTGCCTGGGCCGGCGAACTCGGCCAGACCCAGTTCATGCCGTCGTCTTACATCAAATACGCCGTGGATTTCGACGGCAACGGCCGCCGCGATCTCCTGCGCAGCGCGCCCGACGTGCTGGCATCGACCGCGAACTATCTTGCGAGTTACGGCTGGCAACGCGGCAAGGACTGGGAGCCCGGCAGCGCCAATTTCGCCGTGATCCAGCAGTGGAACAAGAGTGAGGTCTATGCGAAGACGATTGGGTATTTCGCGAGTCAACTCGCGCACGCGCCTTGA
- a CDS encoding GNAT family N-acetyltransferase, translated as MTEVRDNKAKSRFELDVEGTVAFANYRLSPSTVIITHTETPRALRGRGIASQLVEGALQLIRADGLKVVAGCGFVVDYLQKHPEFADLVG; from the coding sequence ATGACCGAAGTCCGCGACAACAAGGCGAAAAGCCGCTTCGAACTCGATGTCGAGGGCACGGTGGCATTCGCGAATTATCGCCTTTCGCCATCGACGGTCATCATCACCCACACCGAGACGCCGCGCGCGTTGCGCGGCCGCGGCATCGCCTCGCAACTGGTCGAGGGCGCGCTGCAACTGATCCGCGCCGACGGATTGAAGGTCGTCGCCGGCTGCGGATTCGTGGTGGACTATCTGCAAAAACACCCGGAGTTCGCGGATCTGGTGGGGTGA
- a CDS encoding fumarylacetoacetate hydrolase family protein, translating into MNTLDRRTMLATGALALAGAATQSAPAAAQAGPKPIFAVPMTTIPIVGETDVFQVRRIYCIGRNYAAHAIERGSDPTREPPFFFQKPTDAIQNVAIGTVADHPYPSLTKNYHHEVELVAALKSGGTNIPVEQALDHVYGYTLGLDMTRRDLQNGMAAEKKPWEIGKSFDHAAVLGPIHPVTKTGHFTKGAISLAVNGKVRQDSNLDKMIWSVAEQIAKLSEAFELKAGDIIYSGTPDNVGPVVKGDVLLCKLEGLPDMSIRIV; encoded by the coding sequence ATGAATACCCTCGATCGCAGGACCATGCTGGCAACGGGCGCGCTGGCGCTGGCGGGTGCGGCGACGCAAAGCGCCCCGGCCGCGGCGCAAGCCGGTCCGAAACCGATCTTCGCGGTGCCGATGACGACGATCCCGATCGTCGGCGAGACCGACGTATTTCAGGTGCGCCGCATCTATTGCATCGGCCGCAACTACGCCGCGCATGCGATCGAGCGCGGCTCCGACCCGACGCGGGAGCCGCCGTTCTTTTTCCAGAAGCCGACCGATGCGATCCAGAACGTCGCGATCGGCACGGTGGCCGATCACCCCTATCCTTCGCTCACCAAAAACTATCACCATGAGGTTGAACTGGTGGCGGCGCTGAAATCCGGCGGCACCAATATTCCCGTCGAGCAGGCGCTTGATCACGTCTACGGTTACACGCTCGGCCTCGACATGACCCGGCGCGATCTCCAAAACGGCATGGCGGCCGAGAAAAAGCCGTGGGAAATTGGCAAGAGTTTCGATCATGCCGCGGTGCTCGGCCCGATTCATCCGGTGACGAAAACCGGGCATTTCACCAAGGGCGCGATCTCGCTGGCCGTCAACGGTAAGGTGCGGCAGGATTCCAACCTGGACAAGATGATCTGGAGCGTCGCCGAGCAGATCGCAAAACTGTCCGAGGCGTTCGAACTCAAGGCCGGCGACATTATTTATTCCGGCACCCCGGACAATGTCGGCCCCGTCGTCAAGGGCGACGTGCTGCTGTGCAAGCTGGAAGGCCTGCCGGACATGTCGATCCGGATTGTCTGA